Proteins from a genomic interval of Streptococcus oralis:
- a CDS encoding DUF3270 domain-containing protein, which yields MPARKLEAYEFEQTPESNQTPLYQDYSLEAPVSSNLKEILFFVNIACFCIFMVFFSFIFLALKLNTALSFVAAIGASLALLQLQRKIIKRKISK from the coding sequence ATGCCCGCAAGAAAATTAGAAGCTTATGAGTTTGAACAAACTCCCGAATCGAATCAAACTCCGCTTTATCAAGACTATTCACTGGAAGCACCTGTTAGCTCCAATTTAAAAGAGATTTTATTTTTTGTAAATATTGCTTGTTTTTGTATTTTTATGGTGTTTTTTAGTTTTATCTTTTTAGCCTTAAAATTGAACACAGCTTTATCATTTGTTGCTGCTATAGGGGCAAGCTTGGCACTCCTCCAACTCCAACGAAAGATCATTAAACGAAAAATTTCAAAATAA
- a CDS encoding sensor histidine kinase, whose product MFNKLKKTWYADDFSYFIRNFGVFTLIFSAMTLIILQVMHSSLYTSVDEKLQALSSSPQAVIQLALNRATEEVKDIQPATADASKAEIKPNVSSNTEVLLFDKDFNQLLLGNRFLGLDKIKLDKKELNHIRQIQVVNSYGLEETYRMILMETNSSTVSSNVKYAAILINTSQLEQISQNHEHLIVVVMASFWLLSLIASVYLARVSVKPLLESMQKQKSFVENASHELRTPLAVLQNRLETLFRKPEATIMESSESIASSLEEVRNMRFLTTNLLNLARRDDGIKPEIAEVSPQFFKTTFANYELIASENDRIFEYENRIYRSFMTDQLLLKQLMTILFDNAIKYTEEDGKIEFVVHATDRHLYLSVTDNGIGISAADKKKIFDRFYRVDKARTRQKGGFGLGLSLAKQIVDALRGTITVKDNKPRGTIFEVKIAIQSPPKRKNK is encoded by the coding sequence ATGTTCAATAAACTAAAAAAAACATGGTATGCGGATGATTTCAGTTATTTTATTCGAAACTTTGGAGTGTTCACCCTGATCTTCTCTGCTATGACCTTGATTATCCTCCAGGTCATGCACTCGAGTCTCTACACTTCTGTAGATGAAAAACTCCAAGCTCTTAGTAGTAGTCCCCAAGCGGTTATCCAGTTAGCCCTGAATCGGGCAACTGAGGAAGTCAAGGATATTCAACCAGCAACAGCGGATGCCAGCAAGGCTGAAATCAAACCCAATGTCAGCTCCAATACGGAAGTCTTGCTCTTTGACAAGGATTTTAACCAACTCTTACTGGGCAATCGTTTTTTAGGTTTGGATAAGATCAAGCTGGATAAGAAAGAGTTGAATCACATTCGTCAAATCCAAGTTGTCAATAGCTACGGTCTGGAAGAAACCTACCGGATGATCTTGATGGAAACCAATTCATCCACTGTTTCAAGTAATGTCAAATATGCGGCAATCTTGATCAACACTAGTCAGCTTGAGCAGATTAGCCAAAACCATGAGCATTTAATCGTAGTGGTCATGGCCAGTTTCTGGCTCCTATCTTTAATTGCCAGTGTTTATCTGGCACGTGTCAGTGTCAAACCTCTGCTGGAAAGTATGCAAAAGCAGAAGTCCTTTGTCGAAAATGCCAGCCACGAACTGAGAACGCCTTTGGCCGTTTTACAAAATCGTTTAGAGACTCTCTTTCGAAAACCAGAGGCAACGATTATGGAATCCAGCGAAAGTATCGCTTCGAGTCTTGAAGAAGTTCGCAACATGCGTTTCCTCACGACCAATCTTCTCAACCTTGCACGTCGAGATGATGGAATCAAACCAGAAATAGCAGAAGTATCACCACAGTTTTTTAAGACTACCTTTGCCAACTATGAGTTGATTGCTTCTGAAAATGATCGTATTTTTGAGTATGAAAATCGGATTTATCGTTCTTTTATGACCGATCAGTTGCTTCTAAAACAGCTCATGACCATCTTATTTGATAATGCCATTAAGTATACTGAAGAAGATGGGAAAATTGAGTTTGTGGTCCATGCTACGGATCGCCACCTCTATCTATCCGTAACGGATAACGGAATTGGGATTTCAGCTGCCGATAAGAAGAAAATCTTTGACCGCTTTTATCGTGTAGACAAGGCGAGAACTCGTCAGAAAGGCGGTTTTGGTCTAGGTTTGTCTTTGGCCAAGCAAATTGTTGATGCCTTACGAGGAACGATTACCGTTAAAGATAACAAGCCTAGAGGAACAATTTTTGAAGTTAAGATTGCTATTCAATCTCCTCCCAAACGTAAGAATAAATAA